In one window of Desulfovibrio sp. UIB00 DNA:
- a CDS encoding MerR family transcriptional regulator: MNSQRYTISEMSETSNISKKALRFYDKLGLITPRLRGANNYRYYTHEDVLSVPPLKYYKQMGFRLEEIRAAFDADSNASLRALREMFTTKMQDLRQEEDVLRLRSASIHDWLELLHEAEMVLDNDLRQVSVKYVPPQNLLFHDEVFSLDIKSTIINMGFTNYVESLDNNIAGPVIVHFSSVEDRLKRVEQPIQILQRPMRPCKQELMQTLGGVLMASCYHIGPYETISDTYRKLQRWCASNSYVHAPDAFERYVTDYWTTNNEALFVTEVLVRVRRPNDTFV, encoded by the coding sequence ATGAATTCTCAGCGCTACACCATAAGCGAAATGAGCGAGACTTCGAATATTTCAAAAAAAGCCCTGCGTTTTTACGACAAGCTGGGCCTTATCACGCCACGCCTTCGCGGGGCCAACAATTACCGCTATTACACGCATGAAGATGTGCTCTCCGTGCCGCCTCTCAAATATTACAAGCAGATGGGATTCCGTCTTGAAGAAATCCGCGCGGCCTTTGATGCGGACAGCAACGCTTCGCTGAGGGCTCTGCGCGAGATGTTTACTACCAAGATGCAAGACCTGCGGCAGGAGGAAGACGTGCTGCGTTTGCGCTCGGCTTCCATTCATGACTGGCTTGAGCTGCTGCACGAGGCGGAAATGGTGCTGGATAACGACCTGCGGCAGGTCTCGGTCAAATATGTTCCGCCGCAGAATCTGCTGTTTCATGACGAGGTGTTCTCTCTGGACATCAAGTCCACCATCATCAATATGGGCTTTACCAATTATGTTGAATCGCTGGACAACAATATTGCCGGGCCGGTCATTGTCCATTTTTCTTCGGTAGAAGACAGGCTGAAAAGGGTGGAGCAGCCCATACAGATTTTGCAGCGCCCCATGCGCCCATGTAAGCAGGAGCTGATGCAGACACTCGGGGGCGTGCTCATGGCGAGCTGCTATCACATTGGCCCTTACGAAACCATCAGCGATACCTACCGCAAGCTGCAACGCTGGTGTGCATCCAACAGCTATGTGCATGCCCCAGATGCCTTTGAACGGTATGTCACCGATTACTGGACAACCAACAATGAAGCGCTTTTTGTGACCGAGGTTCTTGTGCGGGTGCGCCGCCCCAACGACACATTCGTTTAA
- a CDS encoding BMC domain-containing protein: MIETFGIVFLMEGADAMIKAADVELIGYENVASGYCSALVQGDVAAVQAAVAAGIKAVNNMGATVYSSAVIPTPHRRLVRLVRRYALS; encoded by the coding sequence ATGATTGAAACCTTTGGCATTGTCTTTCTCATGGAAGGCGCGGACGCCATGATCAAGGCCGCCGATGTGGAACTGATCGGCTACGAAAACGTGGCCTCCGGTTACTGCTCCGCCCTTGTGCAGGGCGATGTGGCCGCTGTGCAGGCCGCCGTGGCCGCCGGCATCAAGGCCGTGAACAATATGGGCGCTACCGTTTACAGCTCCGCTGTGATTCCCACGCCCCACCGTCGTCTTGTCAGGCTTGTAAGGCGCTACGCCCTGAGCTGA